The Actinobacillus succinogenes 130Z region TTAGGAACGGAATTTTACTGATAAATTCAGCGTTCGTCAAATGTGAATAGGCGAAACCCGGCGGATATTTACATGTTCTGCCGGTTTCACGCATAAAAAGCGTGGGCGAATTATACGTTTTCCGCGAAAAATCTCAAGTCATTTTTTTGATCCTTTTCACAAGATCTTTCTTCGTTTTTAAGGTAAAATCATAAGAAATTTTGACCGCGCTTTTAGGTCTGTTTTGTTAATCCTATGATAATAAAGATAAAATGAACCGTAATACTTCTTCCCTGTGGGCTGATTGCCTGCTTCAACTGCAAGATCAAGTACCGGCGGACAAATTCCAGATGTGGTTGCGTCCGTTACAGGCAGATATTTCGTCTCCTAATCAACTGACTATTTATGTGCAGAATTTTTTTAGTCGTCAATGGGTTGAGAATAATTATTTGGCGGACATCACCAAACTAGCCCGTCAATTAACGGGAAACCCCGATTTTGTCGTCAAACTGGTAGAGGGCGTCAAACCGGCACCGAAACAAAATAATATCGTCACAACTAAACAAAATGCGGAAACTGCGGTCGATTCCGAACAACATTTACAGTCTGTTGAGTTTAAAACCGGATTAAACAGCAATCATCTGTTTGAAAATTTTGTGGAGGGGAAATCCAACCAACTGGCTCGAGCGGTAGGCATTAAAGTCGCCAACAATCCCGGCGATAAAACTGCCAATCCGCTGTTTTTATACGGCGGTACGGGATTGGGTAAAACCCATTTGTTACACGCCGTGGGTAACGGTATTCTGGCAAACAATCCGAAAGCTCGTGTGCTTTACATCCATGCGGAACGGTTCGTACAGGAATATGTGAAAGCAACTAAACTAGGTGCCGCAGAAAACTTCAAAAAATTCTATCGTAATCTGGACGCATTACTCATAGACGATATCCAGTTCTTTGCCGGTAAAGAACTTACTCAAGAAGAATTTTTTAACACTTTCAACAACTTATTCGAAGGTGAAAAACAGATTATTTTGACTTCGGATCGCTACCCGCGTGAAATAGAAAAGATCGAAGATCGTTTAAAATCCCGTTTCAGCTGGGGCCTTAGTGTCGCCATCGAACCGCCGGAATTAGAAACCCGAGTAGCTATTTTAATGAAAAAAGCCGAAGAACGCGGTGTCAATTTAGCGGAAGAAGTGGCATTTTTCATCGGTCAGAAATTGCGTACCCATGTACGGGAACTGGAAGGTGCCCTGAACCGTGTCATCGCTAATGCCGAATTTACCGGAAAAACCATTACTATCGATTTTGTGCGCGACACCTTAAAAGATATGCTGGCGCTGCAAGATAAGTTAGTGACCATTGATAACATTCAAAAAGTCGTAGCGGAATATTATCGCATCAAAGTTTCCGATTTGAATTCGAAAAACCGTTCTCGCTCAGTAGCGCGTCCGCGTCAACTGGCAATGGCCCTGGCAAAAGAGCTGACTAACCGCAGCTTTCCTGAAATCGGTAAAAATTTCGGCGGTAAAGACCATACCACCGTGATTTATGCTTGTGATAAAATTCAGGAACTGCGGGAAACCGACAGCAGCATTCAGGAAGACTGGTCAAATTTAATCCGTACTTTATCCGCATAACGAATCAGGGAGAAAATCATGCAGTTTATTGTTTCAAGAGAAAATCTGTTAAAACCGTTACAACAGGTCTGCGGTGTATTAAGTTCTCGTCCTAACGTCCCTGTGCTCAATAACGTTTTGTTACAAATCGAAGGCGACCGCCTAACCATCACCGGCACGGATTTGGAAGTGGAACTTTCCACACAAGCACAATTAAACAGCCATGGAGAAGGTACGTTCACCATTCCGGCAAAAAAATTCTTGGATATTTGCCGCAGTTTGCCTGAAGATGCCGTCATCACGGTAGATTTCGAACAGGATCGCGCTATTGTCCGCTCGAGTCGAACCAAATTTAATCTGGCGACGTTTCCCGCCGAAGAATATCCGAATCTCACCGATTGGCAATCCGAA contains the following coding sequences:
- the dnaA gene encoding chromosomal replication initiator protein DnaA, yielding MNRNTSSLWADCLLQLQDQVPADKFQMWLRPLQADISSPNQLTIYVQNFFSRQWVENNYLADITKLARQLTGNPDFVVKLVEGVKPAPKQNNIVTTKQNAETAVDSEQHLQSVEFKTGLNSNHLFENFVEGKSNQLARAVGIKVANNPGDKTANPLFLYGGTGLGKTHLLHAVGNGILANNPKARVLYIHAERFVQEYVKATKLGAAENFKKFYRNLDALLIDDIQFFAGKELTQEEFFNTFNNLFEGEKQIILTSDRYPREIEKIEDRLKSRFSWGLSVAIEPPELETRVAILMKKAEERGVNLAEEVAFFIGQKLRTHVRELEGALNRVIANAEFTGKTITIDFVRDTLKDMLALQDKLVTIDNIQKVVAEYYRIKVSDLNSKNRSRSVARPRQLAMALAKELTNRSFPEIGKNFGGKDHTTVIYACDKIQELRETDSSIQEDWSNLIRTLSA